The sequence GTTCGCTGAACCCTGCGGAATTGATCACCGCGGCCCCGATCCCCTTCTGTCCGCACTCTTCGATGATCTGAGGCACCATTTTCGAAGGGATGATGATGTGGGCCAGATCCACGTCGCCAGGGACTTCCGCAAGGGATTTATAGGCCTTGAGGCCGCGGATCTCCGGCGCGCTCGGATGGATGGGATAGATCTTCCCCTGGTAGCCGAACGTTTGAAGGTTCTTGATGATCACGTTGCCGATGGACAGTTCCTTGGTGCTGGCGCCGACGATGGCCACGGCCCGGGGCTTGAAGAGGGTGTCCAGCATCTTATTTCCCCTCCACGATCTGCTCGATGAAGGCCTCGATGTTCGTCTTGGTCTGTTCATCTGAAATGCAACGCAGATCGTTCAGATCGCCGGACAGGACGAGGCTGGGAACACCGGTCGCCGTCTCCAGGCGCTTGGGCAGTCCATAGTGGCTGTTGGAGTTGTTCGGGCAGGTCTTCGCGTCGTGGTAGATGATCCCGTCGATGCGGAATTCCTCGATCATCCGCTTCATGTACCTTTCCTTGTATTCATCGGAGCGCACGATGAACAGCTCCAGGTAGGCCTGGGCCATGCTCCGGAATGGATCCTTCTCGTCAAAGGCCGGAAAGATCCAGCTGCTGCAATAGGTGGATGCCACCACGTTGGCTTTGAGTTGGAGGAAATGCTCGGAATGCTGCCGGAGTCGCCCCCACACCGGCATCCCGTCCCAATAAAGACGGACCTTCTCGCCTTCGACGGCTCCCGCCCCATCCTTGACGTTCTGCTGGAGTTCGGCCAGAAGGACTTTGTAGTAGTCCACGGCCACTTGCGTTCCCCTCAGCACAACGGCGGGACCCATGTGGATGGTGCCGTCGAAGAAGGTCAGCGGAGCCGGAATGGCCTTGGCCGTTTCCAGGACCTGCTTCCAGAGTTCCGTGCACTCGCGGGAAAGGGCCACGGTTTCCCGCAGCCGGTCCAGATCCAATTTATTTCCCGAAACCGCTTCGAGCTGCGGCACCAGGGCCTGGATTTGCCGGGACACATCCTCGATGGGCGCATCGCCGACATCGTTGAGATTGCGGGGGGACTTGATGCCGATTGCGGGAATCCCCAATTCCCGCGAATACCAGCCGAACCAGTCCTGCACGTCCCGGCATTGGTTGGTGCTGTAGACCAGCACATCCGGCTTGGGCACCGACTGGATTCCGGGATAGGCCTTGGACAAGGGCGTGACGCCCTTCAGGTAGGCGCCGATATCGGCGGTCAGGTAGGAGCAGATATCCGGGGAGTAGCCGATGGCATTGGCTTCGGGGATCAGGTCCGTGGCCATGCGCGTGGCGCCCAGCAGGGCGCCGTGGTTCTCCGGGAAGTGGACGGCGAAGCCCAAGGCCCGAAGCACTTCCGCCGGTCCGACGCTGGTGCACCAGGCGACCTTCTGCTTGCCCGTGGTGGCAGCCTCATTGACCCCATAGAAATAATCCGACATGACCTTGTTCATCAGGTCGCCGGCCTCGATCTTCTTCCGCTTGACCGTTGGCTTGGTTTGCTCGATCACAGCATTTCTCCCTCGGAATTCGGGTCCGCGCTACCGGCTTCGCCTTTTTCGTTGATGGC comes from Holophagaceae bacterium and encodes:
- a CDS encoding 2-hydroxyacyl-CoA dehydratase → MIEQTKPTVKRKKIEAGDLMNKVMSDYFYGVNEAATTGKQKVAWCTSVGPAEVLRALGFAVHFPENHGALLGATRMATDLIPEANAIGYSPDICSYLTADIGAYLKGVTPLSKAYPGIQSVPKPDVLVYSTNQCRDVQDWFGWYSRELGIPAIGIKSPRNLNDVGDAPIEDVSRQIQALVPQLEAVSGNKLDLDRLRETVALSRECTELWKQVLETAKAIPAPLTFFDGTIHMGPAVVLRGTQVAVDYYKVLLAELQQNVKDGAGAVEGEKVRLYWDGMPVWGRLRQHSEHFLQLKANVVASTYCSSWIFPAFDEKDPFRSMAQAYLELFIVRSDEYKERYMKRMIEEFRIDGIIYHDAKTCPNNSNSHYGLPKRLETATGVPSLVLSGDLNDLRCISDEQTKTNIEAFIEQIVEGK